GGAATTCAACCAGCTGGAGAGGATGCTGCAACAGATCCGAGCTTTCCTCCATGATGCAGAGGAGAGGGAAATACGAGACGCGGGCGTCGAGCTCTGGTTGAAGGAGCTCAAGGAAGTGGCTTATGATTTGGAGGACGTGATTGACAGGTGCCAGTACGAGGTTCTGCAAGCCCAGGTGGAGGAGAGGAGCTCAAGGGAGGCGGGCCGAAAGAGAAAGCGAGAGCAGGAGGAGGAGGTATGTGGCTTCAACTCTACTGAATCCGTGTTATTAACCAAAGTTTCAATTCCATATGGCATGGCGGATGAAATCAGGAAGATTAGGATGAGGTTTGATGAGATATCCAAGGATAGGGAAGCCCTCTGCTTGAGAGAGGAGGATGGAGAAAGAAGAGTTGATAACACTACGAACCCACCACCAACTGTCCACTTGGTGGATCACAACAGTGTTTATGGTAGACAGCATGAGAAAGCAAAGGTTATTGAGCTATTGTTATCTGAGGTTGAGCGAAAAAAAATTGCTGTGGTTCCGATTGTTGGCAAGGGTGGGCTTGGAAAGACCACCCTTGCTCAATTGGTTTACAATGATCCGAAGGTACAAAAATATTTCAGTCTAAAGGGATGGATTTGTGTCTCGGCGGATTTTGATGTTACCAGGCTAACAAAGGCAATCATTGAGTCTGTGACGGGGGAATCATGCAGTCTTATGGAACTAAGCATGCTTCAAGAGCATCTTAAGATGAAAGTGGGGGGAAAGCGATTGTTGCTTGTGCTTGATGATGTGTGGAATGAACAACAGAGTCGCTGGGATTCCTTGAAACTcccttttgttggtgcagaagccGTAGGAATTATCACGACCACTAGAAATGATCCGGTTGCTAAGATCATGCAGACCCAGCCACCTTTTTACCTTGGCTACCTCTCTGATGATCATTGTTGGCCACTGTTGTGGCATGTGGTATTTGGTGGTCCAGTTGccaatgagaaatcaaatttggtgGGAATTGGCAGGCAGATTGTCAAGAAGTGTCGCGGCTTGCCATTGGCCGTGAAGGTAATTGGAGGCCTTCTACGGTACGAGAATGAAGACCATAGTTGGCTGAACGTTCTGCAAAGTGATCTTTGGGAATTAGATGAGAATCATGAAATTTTGGGAGCTCTGAAGTTAAGCTACAACCGCATGCCTAGTTATCTCAAACCTTGTTTCATGTACTGTTCCATGTTTCCCAAGGACCATGTTTACACTGAAGATAAATTAGTCAAGCTGTGGATGGCACAAGGCTACATACAACCTAGAGATGGAAGAAGTGTGGAAGACATTGGTAAAAGATATTTTGATGAGTTGCATGGAAGatccttctttgatttcttcaaagGCAGATTGTTTAAGATGCATGATATGATACATCATCTGGCAGAATTTATTTCTAAGAAAGAGTGTCATGCAGTAGTTGATGAGAAGCCATGTGATATCCCATTTGAAGTACGCCATTTGTACATGCAGGGCAGCAAGATATTCATGAAACCACAGTCCTCTAACAAAACCAAGGCCCTGCGGACATTATTATTATCGAGCCGATATCAAATTGTTCACACAACCAAATGTCCTTCAATTCTACAAAACATGCAGCGATTGAGGGCTTTGGAATTGGATTGGGTAACCATAGATGAATTGATAGATTCAATTGGCAACATGAAACACCTGCGCTATTTGTACATCGATTCGGGGTCAAAGTTCCCTCAATCATTATGTTCCCTTTACAACTTACAGATACTGGATCTCACATCTTCAAGACTTGGAGAGTTACCAGAAGGCCTAGGAAACCTTGTCAACCTTCGATACCTTGGTCTCTCAGAATGCAAAATTACTAGTTTGCCAGAATCAGTGTGTCACCTGCACAACCTTCAAACTTTGGATCTAAAGAGCTGCTCTGATCTTGCTGAGTTACCAGGAGGGCTAGGAAGCCTTACTAGCCTCAGGCATCTTCGACTCTGTGAAAGTGGTATTAAAAGGCTACCTGAATCGATATGCCAGCTTCACAACCTCCAGACATTAGACTTGTCGAGATGCAGACTTCTTACAGAGCTACACACCGGCATGGAAAACCTTATTGGCCTCTGCCACCTGGATATCCGGGGTTCTGGAGTTAAACAGCTGTTGCCTTGGATTGGGAGACTGGCAAAGCTACGGTGGCTGTTTGCGCATGTTAATGTAAGAAGTTGTGGCGTGGGACTGTTGAAAGACTTGGCAAACCTAGAATGTAGTCTCTGCATCTCAGGGCTCAGGAACATGGTGAACATAGTGGATGCCAAGGATGTGAATCTTCAAAGTAAGGATCAACTTCAGAGATTGAAACTGATATGGAGTCATGGGGCTTTGAATTATGCAGATGATGTTGACTGGGACCTGAAACTTCATGTCAGTTCAGAGAAAATTAATAGTGCACCAGCGGATGAAGAGGTGGAGGAAGCCTTGCTGGAGTGCCTCCAACCTCACAGCAGCCTCACAGAGCTTCACATAAAAGGGTATGGTGGTGCTAACTTTCCGAGATGGGTGGGGGATCAATCCTTCTCTGAGTCACTCCGGGAAATCTCTATAACTGGATGCGATAAGCTGCGATCCATTTCGCTGCACAATCTCAAGTCCCTTAGAGAATTGGAGATAAACAACTGTCCTCAACTTCATGTCTTGCCAGAGGAATCATTGCCATCCAAGCTTGAATCTGTGTATATCAAGGATTGCATGCAGATCGCATCAGTGGCAGGGTTGTACAAACTTGATTCCCTACGGGGGTTGGAGATGAGCAACTGTCCTCAACTCCACATGTCACCAGAGCTGCCATTGTCATCCAAGCTTGAAACTCTGGATATTAGGGATTGCATGCAGCTTGCATCATTGGTGGGATTGCAAAATTTTACTTGTTTAAGGAGGCTACATATAGCACGATGTCCGAAACTCCAAATTGCATCAAGTGACCATCTTTCGATGATACCTTACGATGTGGAAATTGTTGATTGCCCCAAGATGAGGGAGTGGTGCAATAGACAAAAGATCATGTACTCTCAGGTACATTCCATCTTGAGTTGGTTCAAATTATTATTCCAAAATGTTGTATAATTGTTCATTCTTTCATAATATGTTTGATTATGGGGCAGCCTTTAAATCTGTGTTCCATTTTACTGCAGGACCAGGTTTTATTTGCTGACATTCTGACCATATCAAACATCAACGAGATCAGAAACCATGGGGTCAACAATTTTACCAATCTTGAACATCTTTGTGTAAGGGACTGCGTTATGTTGGATCCTCGAACAGACGAGTGGCTACCATCATCACTTCAATCGTTGATACTTGTTTTCTGTAAGTTTCCAGATTCCCTTCGCCTGCACCAGAACCTCACTGTGCTTAAGAGGTTGACAATAAAGGACTGCATGGAGCTGAAATTGGTGCTTGGCCTGCATCACCTCATCTCTCTCCAGAACTTGGTTATATGTGACTGTAACGAACTCCAGCTCCTGCCAAATGAGCAGCTGCCATTCTCGCTCGAGTCATTGGTAGTTAAAGGCTGCGAGAACCTAAGATACCTTCCGTTGCTGCATCAGAACCTATCTTCATTCAAGGAGCTTCAGATAATGGATTGCCCCAAGCTCAGAATGGTGGCAGGGCTGAACAACCTTTCCTCTCTACAGACCTTAAGAATAAGTCATTGCCCTGAATTTGAGTTCTTGCCAAATGAATGGCTGCCATCCATTCCCCAACTCGTGGAAATTGCTCATTGCCCAAGGCTGAAGGAGTGGTGCCAAAGACATCACATCCAAAGCATCGAGGTAAATAACCAAGTCTCAGCTTCACTACAATCACAGATTGTTGACCGTTGTTCTGCACCACTTAAATTGGTTAAACTTACAACAAGCTATCTGCCAAAGAAAAAGAATTGCACCAACTGCTCCCTTTCTCATGTTTCTTTGCAGTGTCTCAACAGCAATACTAGGGAAACAGATAATGAAGAATTTACTGACAATGAAAATCTGGAGCGGCAAGTGATGGATTGTGAGATGGAAGATCATGACCAGAATCATGATCGGGATCCGTTAAGCGATGATCTTGTTCGGTCACCATCACAATGAcatattcattcctttgatcgaATGATGACCGGCAACCTAAAGACAGAATTTGGGAGTGCTTTCCATCCTAAAAAATTCTGAGATTGGCATGTAACTGCCTCTGTTTTTTCTGAAAACCACCTGTAACCTCTTCTGTAACTCTTTTCTTTTCCTTGACCCTGTATATACTCTCTGATTTTAATAAATGCTGGGTGGCTTCCAGCCTCccatattcatcaaaaaaaaagacAACCTAAAGCTGCAGATTAATCAATAAATATCAAAAGCATCTAAACCCAAATAGTTAACCAAAAGCTGCTTCAAAGCATCTAAaccaaaatttaattatcaaaacCTATGTTTCAAAATTCATAATATTATTGATGATAAGTCCATAATCAATCAATAAACTAAAATTCAGCTACTACAAAATTTTCTAGCTTGCTAGCATGGACTCAAAGCTTGGATCATCCTTTATCCCTCATAATCTTattcatctaaaaaaaaaaaaaaaaaaaaaaaatataagctaTACCAGCTTAGTAAGTAAAACTTACACCTCCTTACTAGATCAagtataagtttttcataaaaacaatgcatcaattagaaaaaataacAAGCATTACAAACATATAACATTTCATGATAAAACAAGTCACAAAGCATATCATCTGTTGGGCGTGATAGGTCTCCCATGCCGAAGATGCAAGTCTGGAGGGGCTCCGTGATGAAGCAGGCAAGGTTGTCATCACAGTGTTGATCAGAGATAAACAAGTACAATTCTAGTGGTAGATATATCATCCCAGAATTATGAAAAAGCTACACTGAAAGAAGTCATTCAGTACATAATGCAGCAGAGGACCCTACTTCGAACTTCGTTGATCCTCACTCTCCAACTGATCCTTTCGGGTGAAGCTTCTCAGTGGAAAACTCTGCTGATCCCACTTTGGTCATCGATGTTAACTTCGGCTGTAGACCTATGCTTTGGTTGTCAATCTTAGCATTGACTAAGTCCTTAGTCACTAGCATCAAGGCGACACCCTGGCATTAGATGTCGGTCCAAGAAAGAATCGGACCCTAGCATCATCCTCGATCGAGGGACCCTCCACGATGCTTACCCTTAGCCACGGGCCACATTCCCTTCAACTATTGCTGGCTGCCACATCTGGAAGGATCAATCTTCATATGATCCCATCAAGTGACATCACTCCACCGCACCGCTCCAATGGCTGACTGTGCATCGGATAGGGTCATGTCAAATCATGCTATCCCGGGAAGTGGCTGGCTGCACGCCGAATAAGATAACGTCCAGCACTAAGTACCAAGCTGGACATTACAGGGTGGGGTATGGATAGAAGGATCGGGATGGTCATCCATCACCTTCCATTTATGGCCTTGACCCcgtctctctataaatagaggtaaaaaAGTACCCTCCAGATATGAAATAATACTCTCACACTCCCTTACTCTCTCTCACGCTCCTCATCTATTGTTTCATAtttctgacttgatcgtcggagaaTCTTCGTCGGAGCTAACTCTGACCAAGATTTGTCTTATAGGTCTCACCGTATCGATGACTTTCAGTCAACTCTAGCTACCTTGTACAGAGCCAGAAATTTGCCGCAACATCATCCATACTCAAATCATCaacatttcataaacatgatTGCAAATAAAGTCACAAGTCATTCTTGGCCATGTATTTATATCATAGTTCAAAACATTACTCACAGGTATTTACACCACAATCACTTTATATCCATGATAGGGTCGAAAAATAGAGGGTCCAACCCCCTTTTCTTGATTCCTTTCGGCAGTTGGCCATTCACCGATGGCCATGGCTTTTGGGAAGGGTGATAGGGAGGTCGGCAACCTGACCAAGGCTTCAGCATCCCATCGACCAAGGCTTCGACATCAAGGGGCAGCGGTGCCAGTTTCCAGAAAAGGGGAAGAAATCAAAAAATAGGGAATGCAAAATGGGGATTCTTCTTTTTAGTGAGTTTTCAGTGAAACTAACGACCGGTGGTGATGCACAAGGTcaggggaagaaggagaagagagagagacagaggagGTGAGGCTAGTGCTTTACCTCAGATCTGGTGAGTCTCTGACTTTAATTTCTGGCGAACACAATGCTAGG
Above is a genomic segment from Elaeis guineensis isolate ETL-2024a chromosome 1, EG11, whole genome shotgun sequence containing:
- the LOC105040147 gene encoding uncharacterized protein isoform X2 yields the protein MASAFLSLILSKAVDLLTKFRRFASPSSSSDPQNGFSEEFNQLERMLQQIRAFLHDAEEREIRDAGVELWLKELKEVAYDLEDVIDRCQYEVLQAQVEERSSREAGRKRKREQEEEVCGFNSTESVLLTKVSIPYGMADEIRKIRMRFDEISKDREALCLREEDGERRVDNTTNPPPTVHLVDHNSVYGRQHEKAKVIELLLSEVERKKIAVVPIVGKGGLGKTTLAQLVYNDPKVQKYFSLKGWICVSADFDVTRLTKAIIESVTGESCSLMELSMLQEHLKMKVGGKRLLLVLDDVWNEQQSRWDSLKLPFVGAEAVGIITTTRNDPVAKIMQTQPPFYLGYLSDDHCWPLLWHVVFGGPVANEKSNLVGIGRQIVKKCRGLPLAVKVIGGLLRYENEDHSWLNVLQSDLWELDENHEILGALKLSYNRMPSYLKPCFMYCSMFPKDHVYTEDKLVKLWMAQGYIQPRDGRSVEDIGKRYFDELHGRSFFDFFKGRLFKMHDMIHHLAEFISKKECHAVVDEKPCDIPFEVRHLYMQGSKIFMKPQSSNKTKALRTLLLSSRYQIVHTTKCPSILQNMQRLRALELDWVTIDELIDSIGNMKHLRYLYIDSGSKFPQSLCSLYNLQILDLTSSRLGELPEGLGNLVNLRYLGLSECKITSLPESVCHLHNLQTLDLKSCSDLAELPGGLGSLTSLRHLRLCESGIKRLPESICQLHNLQTLDLSRCRLLTELHTGMENLIGLCHLDIRGSGVKQLLPWIGRLAKLRWLFAHVNVRSCGVGLLKDLANLECSLCISGLRNMVNIVDAKDVNLQSKDQLQRLKLIWSHGALNYADDVDWDLKLHVSSEKINSAPADEEVEEALLECLQPHSSLTELHIKGYGGANFPRWVGDQSFSESLREISITGCDKLRSISLHNLKSLRELEINNCPQLHVLPEESLPSKLESVYIKDCMQIASVAGLYKLDSLRGLEMSNCPQLHMSPELPLSSKLETLDIRDCMQLASLVGLQNFTCLRRLHIARCPKLQIASSDHLSMIPYDVEIVDCPKMREWCNRQKIMYSQDQVLFADILTISNINEIRNHGVNNFTNLEHLCVRDCVMLDPRTDEWLPSSLQSLILVFCKFPDSLRLHQNLTVLKRLTIKDCMELKLVLGLHHLISLQNLVICDCNELQLLPNEQLPFSLESLVVKGCENLRYLPLLHQNLSSFKELQIMDCPKLRMVAGLNNLSSLQTLRISHCPEFEFLPNEWLPSIPQLVEIAHCPRLKEWCQRHHIQSIECLNSNTRETDNEEFTDNENLERQVMDCEMEDHDQNHDRDPLSDDLVRSPSQ
- the LOC105040147 gene encoding uncharacterized protein isoform X1; the encoded protein is MASAFLSLILSKAVDLLTKFRRFASPSSSSDPQNGFSEEFNQLERMLQQIRAFLHDAEEREIRDAGVELWLKELKEVAYDLEDVIDRCQYEVLQAQVEERSSREAGRKRKREQEEEVCGFNSTESVLLTKVSIPYGMADEIRKIRMRFDEISKDREALCLREEDGERRVDNTTNPPPTVHLVDHNSVYGRQHEKAKVIELLLSEVERKKIAVVPIVGKGGLGKTTLAQLVYNDPKVQKYFSLKGWICVSADFDVTRLTKAIIESVTGESCSLMELSMLQEHLKMKVGGKRLLLVLDDVWNEQQSRWDSLKLPFVGAEAVGIITTTRNDPVAKIMQTQPPFYLGYLSDDHCWPLLWHVVFGGPVANEKSNLVGIGRQIVKKCRGLPLAVKVIGGLLRYENEDHSWLNVLQSDLWELDENHEILGALKLSYNRMPSYLKPCFMYCSMFPKDHVYTEDKLVKLWMAQGYIQPRDGRSVEDIGKRYFDELHGRSFFDFFKGRLFKMHDMIHHLAEFISKKECHAVVDEKPCDIPFEVRHLYMQGSKIFMKPQSSNKTKALRTLLLSSRYQIVHTTKCPSILQNMQRLRALELDWVTIDELIDSIGNMKHLRYLYIDSGSKFPQSLCSLYNLQILDLTSSRLGELPEGLGNLVNLRYLGLSECKITSLPESVCHLHNLQTLDLKSCSDLAELPGGLGSLTSLRHLRLCESGIKRLPESICQLHNLQTLDLSRCRLLTELHTGMENLIGLCHLDIRGSGVKQLLPWIGRLAKLRWLFAHVNVRSCGVGLLKDLANLECSLCISGLRNMVNIVDAKDVNLQSKDQLQRLKLIWSHGALNYADDVDWDLKLHVSSEKINSAPADEEVEEALLECLQPHSSLTELHIKGYGGANFPRWVGDQSFSESLREISITGCDKLRSISLHNLKSLRELEINNCPQLHVLPEESLPSKLESVYIKDCMQIASVAGLYKLDSLRGLEMSNCPQLHMSPELPLSSKLETLDIRDCMQLASLVGLQNFTCLRRLHIARCPKLQIASSDHLSMIPYDVEIVDCPKMREWCNRQKIMYSQDQVLFADILTISNINEIRNHGVNNFTNLEHLCVRDCVMLDPRTDEWLPSSLQSLILVFCKFPDSLRLHQNLTVLKRLTIKDCMELKLVLGLHHLISLQNLVICDCNELQLLPNEQLPFSLESLVVKGCENLRYLPLLHQNLSSFKELQIMDCPKLRMVAGLNNLSSLQTLRISHCPEFEFLPNEWLPSIPQLVEIAHCPRLKEWCQRHHIQSIEVNNQVSASLQSQIVDRCSAPLKLVKLTTSYLPKKKNCTNCSLSHVSLQCLNSNTRETDNEEFTDNENLERQVMDCEMEDHDQNHDRDPLSDDLVRSPSQ